A genome region from Phoenix dactylifera cultivar Barhee BC4 chromosome 18, palm_55x_up_171113_PBpolish2nd_filt_p, whole genome shotgun sequence includes the following:
- the LOC120104484 gene encoding probable sugar phosphate/phosphate translocator At1g12500 yields the protein PLPATPRPGVKLPGAGPSSFVSLLLPLFSHTSDAATAAAVSSSTVSTALIIGAWYLSNIGVLLLNKYLLSIYGYRYPIFLTTLHMLACSAYSAAAVRWLRLVPLQPVSSRRQLLKIAALSAIFCFSVVCGNTSLRYLPVSFNQAIGATTPFFTAVFSLLVTCRRESATVYLALLPVVLGIVLASNSEPLFHLFGFLVCVGSTAGRALKSVVQGLLLTSDAERLNSMNLLMYMAPMAAAMLLPLSLWSEGDVAAATAAKAADDPRLLLFLFANATVAYLVNLTNFLVTKHTSALTLQVLGNAKAAVAAIVSVLIFRNPVTVMGITGFAITIMGVVLYGEAKKRSKSPSSSS from the coding sequence CCCCTCCCGGCGACGCCCCGCCCCGGCGTCaagctccccggcgccggcccctcATCATtcgtctccctcctcctcccatTGTTCTCGCACACCTCCGATGCTGCCACGGCCGCGgccgtctcctcctccaccgTTTCCACCGCCCTCATCATCGGCGCCTGGTACCTCTCCAACATCGGCGTCCTTCTCTTAAACAAATACCTCCTCAGCATCTACGGCTACCGCTACCCGATATTCCTCACGACGCTCCACATGCTCGCCTGCTCCGCCTACAGCGCCGCCGCCGTCCGGTGGCTCCGCCTCGTCCCCCTCCAGCCCGTCTCTTCCCGCCGCCAGCTCCTCAAGATCGCCGCCCTCAGCGCCATCTTCTGCTTCTCCGTCGTCTGCGGCAACACCTCCCTCCGCTACCTGCCGGTCTCCTTCAACCAGGCCATCGGCGCTACCACCCCCTTCTTCACCGCCGTCTTCTCCCTGCTCGTCACCTGCCGCCGCGAGTCCGCCACCGTCTACCTCGCCCTCCTCCCTGTCGTCCTCGGCATCGTCCTCGCCAGCAACAGCGAGCCCCTCTTCCACCTCTTCGGCTTCCTCGTCTGCGTCGGCTCCACCGCCGGCCGCGCCCTCAAGTCCGTCGTCCAGGGCCTCCTCCTCACCTCCGACGCCGAGCGCCTCAACTCCATGAACCTCCTCATGTACATGGCCCCCATGGCCGCCGCTATgctcctccccctctccctctggtCCGAGGGCGACGTCGCCGCCGCCACTGCCGCTAAGGCCGCCGAcgacccccgcctcctcctcttcctcttcgccAATGCCACCGTCGCCTACCTTGTCAACCTCACCAACTTCCTCGTCACCAAGCACACCAGCGCCCTTACCCTCCAGGTCCTCGGCAACGCCAAGGCCGCCGTCGCCGCCATCGTCTCCGTCCTCATCTTCCGCAACCCCGTCACCGTGATGGGCATCACCGGCTTCGCCATCACCATCATGGGCGTCGTCCTATACGGCGAGGCGAAGAAGAGGTCCaagtctccttcttcctcctcgtaA